Proteins encoded together in one uncultured Sphaerochaeta sp. window:
- a CDS encoding alpha-ketoacid dehydrogenase subunit beta, with the protein MQPKMDIQNRDSVSLGANIPPADPKLIVQTLPNDQTSLVSYAEAIREAIREEMLCDKNVFIMGEDIGKHGGAFGVTRTLIDSFGSERVRNTPISENSIVGAGIGAAMTGMRPIVELMFVDFSTLAMDQIINHAAKIPYMTGGQTKIPLVIRMPQGGGAGKAIAAQHSQSLEVLYAHIPGLTVVHPSTAYDAKGLLKSAIRYDNPVVFLEHKLLYNFKSQVPDKEYTIPLGVCDIKRTGKDLTIVANGYMIWIAMQVAEVMHQEGVEIEVVDVMTVSPLDRQTITKSVRKTGRAVVVNESHTSYNAACEWGQTIQETDFDYLQAPIRRVTGRDTPVPYAYSLERGQWPVFEDVLVAVKETLAY; encoded by the coding sequence ATGCAACCAAAGATGGATATTCAGAATAGAGATTCAGTAAGTTTAGGTGCAAATATTCCGCCAGCTGATCCTAAGCTCATCGTTCAAACCTTACCAAATGATCAGACCAGCTTGGTCAGTTATGCAGAAGCTATAAGAGAAGCCATCAGAGAAGAAATGTTGTGCGATAAGAATGTCTTTATCATGGGAGAAGATATCGGCAAACATGGTGGAGCATTCGGCGTGACCAGAACTCTAATAGATTCTTTTGGCAGCGAAAGGGTAAGAAACACCCCCATCAGTGAAAACTCAATTGTTGGTGCTGGTATAGGTGCAGCAATGACCGGCATGAGACCAATTGTGGAGTTAATGTTTGTCGATTTTTCAACTTTAGCAATGGACCAAATAATAAATCATGCTGCAAAAATTCCATACATGACGGGTGGCCAAACAAAAATACCACTAGTAATACGTATGCCTCAGGGAGGTGGAGCAGGAAAAGCTATTGCAGCACAACACTCGCAGAGTTTGGAGGTACTGTATGCACATATCCCTGGATTGACAGTCGTACATCCTTCAACCGCATATGATGCCAAAGGACTACTGAAATCTGCAATTCGTTATGATAATCCAGTAGTCTTCCTAGAACACAAACTACTCTATAACTTCAAAAGTCAAGTGCCTGACAAAGAGTATACAATTCCTTTAGGTGTCTGCGATATCAAGCGTACAGGAAAAGATCTCACCATCGTTGCCAACGGATATATGATATGGATTGCTATGCAGGTTGCCGAAGTCATGCATCAGGAAGGGGTCGAAATCGAAGTTGTGGATGTTATGACGGTTAGTCCCCTCGATCGACAAACGATTACCAAATCAGTCAGGAAAACAGGTAGAGCTGTAGTCGTGAACGAATCACACACAAGTTATAACGCAGCATGCGAATGGGGACAAACTATTCAAGAAACTGATTTTGATTATTTGCAAGCACCCATAAGGAGAGTAACCGGAAGAGATACACCAGTTCCGTATGCATATAGCCTTGAAAGAGGTCAATGGCCTGTATTTGAGGATGTATTAGTTGCTGTGAAGGAAACTCTCGCATATTAA
- a CDS encoding alcohol dehydrogenase catalytic domain-containing protein — MKAARWYGNKDIRIEDVPKPSVTKDDDVLIEIEWCGICGTDLHEYAEGPVYIQEESHILTGQKPPITLGHEFSGIVRAVGSAVTRVKLGDSVCCYPVLSCRKCDFCLQGKYHFCKKIGYIGTSLDGGFAEYTVVPEYSCTIVPAGISAEEASIIEPAAMVVRAASRVEVKHGDCVAIIGCGPIGLIAIQIARLYGASKIIAFDTVAERRNKAESLGADITINPGQINFMDELHISLDGVNISIIFECVGSNQAMELCTSLASPGSKIMVMGINPGLFPLRILDLVDKEIELMGNMGGGGFFEKTLQHVADGHLDLKTLISAKIGLKNFIPQLDAIFANRSKFLKVLVDPKDV; from the coding sequence ATGAAAGCAGCAAGATGGTACGGCAATAAAGATATCAGGATTGAGGATGTTCCAAAACCTAGCGTCACCAAGGATGATGATGTCTTAATAGAAATTGAGTGGTGTGGCATTTGTGGAACAGATCTGCATGAATATGCAGAAGGCCCAGTCTACATCCAAGAAGAATCACATATTCTGACTGGGCAAAAACCTCCGATTACTCTAGGTCATGAATTCTCTGGAATTGTACGGGCAGTTGGATCGGCTGTAACTCGTGTTAAACTAGGAGATTCAGTATGTTGCTACCCAGTATTGTCATGTCGTAAGTGTGATTTTTGCCTGCAAGGAAAATATCATTTTTGCAAAAAGATTGGGTATATCGGCACAAGCCTTGATGGAGGATTCGCTGAGTATACTGTGGTTCCTGAGTACTCTTGCACAATAGTGCCTGCAGGTATCTCTGCTGAGGAAGCATCAATAATTGAACCAGCGGCCATGGTTGTACGAGCAGCGTCTCGTGTAGAGGTAAAACACGGAGACTGTGTTGCTATTATTGGTTGTGGGCCAATTGGGTTGATAGCTATCCAAATTGCTAGACTGTATGGAGCAAGCAAGATCATTGCATTTGATACTGTTGCAGAAAGGCGAAATAAGGCTGAATCGTTAGGTGCAGATATAACTATTAATCCTGGGCAAATTAATTTCATGGACGAACTGCACATATCATTGGATGGTGTGAATATCTCTATCATTTTCGAATGTGTCGGATCGAACCAGGCGATGGAGCTTTGTACCTCTTTGGCCTCCCCTGGATCAAAAATCATGGTAATGGGGATTAATCCCGGACTATTCCCGTTACGTATATTGGATTTAGTCGATAAAGAAATAGAATTGATGGGGAATATGGGTGGTGGAGGTTTTTTTGAAAAAACATTGCAGCATGTTGCGGACGGGCATTTAGACCTGAAAACACTTATTTCGGCCAAAATTGGTCTCAAGAATTTTATTCCACAACTTGATGCAATTTTTGCTAACAGATCCAAGTTTCTAAAAGTGCTTGTAGACCCAAAGGATGTTTGA
- a CDS encoding dihydrolipoamide acetyltransferase family protein, translating to MIKIIMPKMSSNMSEGIIVDVLVQSGEEVRKGDELFVIETDKTTAGIVAEDDGVAKLFDTVYPGNVFAVGDLMGFILQRNDSVPEEEILVSIKAPSQSQNEISKPPYEVPSTPSVTLTENQIDEEKPLLATPAARHVAKKNGIDLHDVKGSGPEGRIRHTDIEKILQQNHNIESPSLDVAEPATSTFGFSQRQTRTSEIVTESWRTKPHVSLFIKVDASRLMEKKTIYDTQNYWEGIGKVSLTAMLVKLTAEILNSHPRIKARPLEKGYEVREQTNIGIAVGSEKGLVVPVIADANKKSLSDINEECRLLISKSHKGTLAPNDVADGVFTISNLGMYEIESFTSIILEGQSAILSVGAIQDTVVVREKRIKICPVMTLTLNIDHRCVDGTHGAAFLSALKNKIQKM from the coding sequence ATGATCAAGATTATCATGCCGAAAATGTCGAGTAATATGTCGGAAGGCATCATCGTCGATGTTTTGGTTCAATCAGGTGAGGAAGTAAGAAAGGGTGATGAGTTATTCGTCATCGAAACAGATAAAACCACTGCTGGTATTGTTGCAGAGGATGATGGGGTTGCAAAATTATTCGATACTGTATACCCCGGAAACGTTTTTGCAGTGGGAGATTTGATGGGATTTATCCTGCAAAGAAATGATTCGGTTCCTGAAGAAGAAATTCTCGTTTCAATAAAGGCCCCTTCGCAATCACAAAATGAAATCAGCAAGCCTCCGTATGAGGTTCCGAGCACTCCTTCTGTAACACTAACAGAAAACCAAATTGACGAAGAGAAACCATTACTTGCAACACCTGCAGCTCGACATGTTGCCAAAAAAAATGGGATAGATCTGCATGATGTCAAGGGAAGTGGTCCTGAAGGTAGAATTCGTCACACTGATATTGAAAAAATTTTGCAGCAAAATCACAATATTGAGTCTCCCTCTCTTGATGTTGCAGAGCCTGCTACAAGTACTTTTGGGTTCTCTCAGCGTCAAACAAGAACGTCTGAAATTGTGACAGAAAGTTGGAGAACTAAACCGCATGTCTCTCTCTTCATCAAGGTTGATGCAAGCAGACTTATGGAGAAAAAAACGATATATGACACACAGAACTACTGGGAAGGGATCGGAAAAGTCTCTCTAACAGCGATGTTAGTAAAGCTAACGGCAGAAATATTGAATTCTCATCCACGAATAAAAGCCCGACCACTCGAAAAGGGCTATGAAGTGAGGGAACAAACCAACATCGGTATAGCAGTTGGATCCGAGAAAGGCTTGGTTGTCCCAGTGATAGCAGATGCAAACAAGAAGTCTCTAAGTGACATCAATGAAGAATGCCGATTGCTGATTTCCAAATCACATAAAGGAACCCTAGCACCGAATGATGTTGCAGATGGAGTATTTACAATCTCAAATCTTGGGATGTATGAAATAGAGAGCTTCACTTCAATCATACTCGAAGGACAATCTGCTATCCTCAGCGTAGGAGCAATCCAGGACACAGTAGTGGTGAGGGAAAAAAGAATAAAGATTTGTCCGGTTATGACTCTTACCTTGAATATTGATCATCGATGTGTTGATGGAACTCATGGTGCGGCTTTCTTGAGTGCCTTGAAAAATAAAATTCAAAAGATGTAA